The following proteins are co-located in the Vibrio azureus genome:
- the nfuA gene encoding Fe-S biogenesis protein NfuA produces the protein MSNITITETAQTHFANLLGQQPEGTNIRIFVVNPGTQNAECGVSYCPPEAVESTDTELSFQGFSAFVDELSLPFLDEAEIDFVTDKMGSQLTLKAPNAKMRKVADDAPLLERVEYAIQTQVNPQLASHGGHVNLVEITEDGVAIVAFGGGCNGCSMVDVTLKEGIEKELLNQFVGELTAVRDATEHDRGDHSYY, from the coding sequence GTGTCAAACATTACTATTACAGAAACAGCCCAAACGCATTTCGCTAACCTTTTAGGTCAACAGCCTGAGGGGACAAACATCCGTATTTTTGTCGTTAACCCAGGCACTCAAAATGCAGAGTGTGGTGTATCATACTGCCCACCAGAAGCAGTAGAAAGCACGGATACCGAGCTTTCTTTCCAAGGCTTCTCTGCTTTTGTTGATGAGCTGAGTTTACCATTCTTAGATGAAGCGGAAATTGACTTCGTTACTGACAAGATGGGCTCTCAACTGACGCTTAAGGCTCCAAACGCCAAAATGCGTAAAGTAGCTGATGATGCCCCTCTTTTGGAACGCGTTGAATACGCTATTCAAACTCAAGTTAACCCACAACTCGCTAGCCATGGCGGTCATGTCAACTTGGTTGAGATCACCGAAGATGGCGTCGCTATTGTCGCCTTTGGTGGTGGATGTAATGGCTGTTCGATGGTTGATGTTACTCTTAAAGAAGGCATTGAAAAAGAGCTACTTAATCAGTTTGTTGGCGAGCTTACTGCTGTTCGTGATGCAACAGAGCATGATCGCGGCGACCATTCTTACTACTAA
- a CDS encoding ComF family protein, translating into MVFHQWQNIMSRMLSSQCGLCHFPLHTSQPSNPLNWCQHCINYLTVVKRCSRCGLALSPYDAEYSEQCGQCLAEPPPWQRLYTLGDYDFPLSGHIQRFKDHGEMWQVNALTQLLAERIEQPAPLITYVPLHWQRYLTRGFNQSHLLAQHLAKHLQVKLGTRVFRRVKNSPPQRGSNKDNRQNNLHQAFILPRKLPATHVAIVDDVVTTGSTVRQLSNLLLEVGVESIDIYCICRTPDPRSL; encoded by the coding sequence ATGGTATTTCATCAGTGGCAAAACATCATGTCTCGCATGCTAAGCAGCCAATGTGGATTGTGCCACTTTCCTCTGCATACTTCACAACCATCAAATCCACTCAACTGGTGCCAACACTGCATCAATTATCTCACCGTTGTCAAACGATGCTCACGCTGTGGCTTGGCACTCAGCCCTTATGATGCAGAATATAGCGAACAATGTGGTCAATGCCTAGCTGAGCCTCCTCCTTGGCAACGCCTCTATACATTAGGAGACTACGATTTTCCATTATCCGGACACATTCAACGTTTCAAAGACCACGGTGAAATGTGGCAAGTAAACGCACTCACACAACTGCTGGCTGAGCGAATTGAACAGCCAGCTCCGCTGATCACTTATGTTCCGTTGCACTGGCAGCGCTACTTAACTCGTGGTTTTAACCAAAGCCATCTACTCGCACAACATTTAGCCAAGCATTTGCAGGTCAAACTGGGGACAAGGGTATTTCGCCGCGTCAAAAACTCACCTCCACAACGAGGGAGTAACAAAGACAATCGGCAAAATAATCTCCATCAGGCCTTCATTTTGCCTCGCAAACTCCCTGCGACACACGTTGCCATTGTCGATGATGTCGTCACTACCGGGAGTACGGTGCGACAATTATCCAATTTATTACTTGAAGTTGGCGTGGAAAGCATCGATATTTATTGCATCTGTAGAACTCCTGACCCTCGCTCACTTTAG
- the bioH gene encoding pimeloyl-ACP methyl ester esterase BioH produces MSTNLYWQTLGQGPDLVLLHGWGMNGAVWQQTVESLKQDFTVHIVDLPGYGHSAQYHAADLAQIAEMLLVQAPEQAVWLGWSLGGLIATYIAEQAPERVSKLITVASSPKFSADSSWRGIQPQILSAFTEQLLEDFSLTIERFMALQAMGSPSARQDVKQLKQAILSRPQPNPDSLLVGLNILADVDLREVLSKLSMPVLRLYGRLDGLVPIKVASALNTQLPHTQQFIFSRSSHAPFMTEQNEFCEQIRQFAG; encoded by the coding sequence GTGAGCACGAATTTATACTGGCAAACACTGGGTCAAGGGCCTGATTTGGTTTTGTTACATGGATGGGGCATGAATGGTGCAGTATGGCAGCAGACTGTGGAATCACTAAAGCAGGACTTCACCGTGCATATTGTCGATTTACCTGGTTATGGTCATAGTGCGCAGTACCATGCAGCAGATCTTGCCCAAATTGCAGAAATGCTCTTAGTCCAAGCGCCAGAGCAAGCCGTTTGGTTGGGCTGGTCATTAGGAGGATTGATTGCTACATACATTGCTGAGCAAGCGCCTGAGCGCGTGAGTAAACTGATCACCGTAGCGAGTTCGCCTAAATTCTCTGCGGATTCTTCTTGGCGAGGTATTCAGCCTCAGATATTGAGTGCTTTCACGGAGCAACTACTCGAAGACTTCTCTCTCACAATTGAACGCTTTATGGCGTTACAAGCGATGGGAAGCCCTTCTGCACGTCAGGATGTCAAACAACTGAAACAGGCCATTTTGTCGCGACCACAACCTAATCCAGACTCATTATTGGTTGGCTTGAATATTCTGGCCGATGTCGATCTACGTGAAGTGTTGAGCAAGCTTTCTATGCCTGTGTTACGTCTTTATGGTCGATTAGATGGACTGGTGCCGATCAAGGTAGCAAGTGCTCTGAACACACAATTACCTCATACACAGCAATTTATTTTCAGTCGCTCTTCTCATGCTCCATTTATGACTGAACAGAATGAGTTTTGTGAGCAAATCCGTCAGTTTGCAGGGTAG
- a CDS encoding Tex family protein, with protein sequence MSQAICRMIAHELNVRPEQVTAAVTLIDDGNTVPFIARYRKEVTGGLDDTQLRSLDSRLSYLREMDERRQAILKSIQEQGKLTPELEQAITQADSKTRLEDLYLPYKPKRRTKGQIAIEAGLEPLADQLWNHPQTDPEGEANQYIDSEKGVADTKAALDGARAIIMERIAEDADLLEKIRTYLNRNAEMCAQVVEGKEQQGEKFKDYFNHNEPLSKVPSHRALAMLRGRNEGFLTLAMDADPAQEEGVRQSYCETLIADHYGVTLSSAPADTWRKQVISWAWRIKVSMHMETELMGAMKERAEVEAIEVFATNLKDLLMAAPAGPRATLGLDPGLRTGSKIAIVDATGKVLTTETIYPHPPQKQYDKSMQIVDQLVRKYNVDLIAIGNGTASRETDSFVADVIKRGGLKVQKIIVSEAGASVYSASELAAKEFPNMDVSLRGAVSIARRLQDPLAELVKIDPKSIGVGQYQHDVSQSMLAKRLDAIVEDCVNAVGVDVNTASAALLTRVAGLSTTIAQNIVTFRDENGRFDARTALKKVPRLGPKAFEQCAGFLRIMDGKNPLDASAVHPEAYPVVKAIAEKNSKDIKALIGDSSFLNNLHAVDYTNEHFGVPTVSDIIKELDKPGRDPRPEFKTATFAEGVNSVADLEPGMVLEGVVSNVANFGAFVDIGVHQDGLVHISALTDRFVSDPREVVKAGDIVKVKVMEVDVQRKRIALSMRLSDEPGQDNRSQRSSTPRSSAPQQPRQRQPRRDDSSSNSAMGGAFAAAFAKAKK encoded by the coding sequence ATGAGCCAAGCTATCTGTCGCATGATTGCTCACGAGCTGAACGTTCGCCCCGAGCAAGTTACCGCCGCTGTTACATTGATCGATGACGGTAACACAGTCCCATTTATTGCTCGTTATCGTAAAGAGGTTACTGGAGGCTTGGACGATACTCAGCTCCGTAGCTTAGACAGCCGACTTTCTTATCTACGTGAAATGGATGAGCGTCGCCAAGCGATTCTTAAGTCGATTCAGGAACAAGGCAAACTCACACCTGAATTGGAACAAGCAATCACTCAAGCAGACAGTAAAACACGCTTAGAAGATTTATATCTGCCTTATAAACCTAAACGTCGCACCAAAGGTCAAATTGCGATCGAGGCCGGGCTCGAACCACTGGCCGACCAGCTCTGGAACCACCCTCAAACCGATCCAGAAGGCGAAGCAAATCAATACATTGACTCTGAAAAAGGGGTAGCTGACACTAAGGCGGCTCTTGATGGTGCACGCGCGATCATCATGGAGCGCATTGCCGAAGATGCTGACTTGCTTGAAAAGATTCGTACTTATCTCAATCGAAATGCTGAAATGTGTGCCCAAGTCGTGGAAGGCAAAGAACAGCAAGGGGAGAAGTTTAAAGATTACTTCAATCATAACGAACCTTTGAGTAAGGTTCCTTCTCACCGCGCGCTCGCCATGCTACGTGGCCGTAACGAAGGCTTCCTGACTTTGGCCATGGACGCCGACCCTGCTCAAGAAGAAGGCGTTCGTCAGTCTTATTGTGAAACCCTTATCGCCGATCATTATGGCGTGACCCTGAGTAGCGCTCCTGCTGATACATGGCGCAAACAGGTCATTAGCTGGGCATGGCGCATTAAAGTATCAATGCATATGGAAACCGAACTCATGGGCGCGATGAAAGAACGCGCAGAAGTCGAAGCCATAGAAGTGTTTGCCACCAATCTCAAAGATCTATTAATGGCAGCGCCTGCAGGACCACGTGCCACCTTAGGCCTCGATCCGGGCTTGAGAACGGGGTCAAAAATTGCGATCGTCGATGCAACAGGTAAAGTCCTGACGACTGAGACCATCTACCCTCACCCACCACAGAAGCAATACGACAAGTCGATGCAAATCGTTGACCAGTTGGTGCGCAAATATAATGTTGATTTAATCGCGATCGGTAATGGTACCGCCTCACGCGAAACCGACAGCTTTGTTGCAGACGTCATCAAGCGTGGTGGCTTGAAAGTACAAAAGATCATCGTAAGTGAAGCTGGCGCGTCGGTTTACTCGGCTTCTGAGCTAGCAGCAAAAGAATTTCCGAATATGGATGTTTCTCTGCGTGGTGCGGTTTCGATTGCTCGCCGCTTACAAGATCCTCTGGCAGAATTAGTAAAAATTGACCCGAAATCGATCGGAGTGGGTCAATACCAACACGATGTCAGTCAGTCTATGCTCGCAAAACGTCTTGATGCGATCGTTGAAGATTGTGTAAACGCAGTCGGTGTCGATGTGAATACGGCTTCTGCGGCTTTACTCACTCGCGTTGCCGGACTGTCGACCACCATCGCCCAAAATATCGTTACTTTCCGTGACGAGAATGGCCGTTTTGATGCCCGGACTGCTCTGAAAAAAGTCCCTCGCTTAGGGCCAAAAGCCTTCGAACAATGTGCAGGTTTCCTGCGTATTATGGACGGCAAAAATCCATTGGATGCCTCTGCGGTTCACCCAGAAGCATACCCTGTGGTGAAAGCCATTGCAGAGAAAAACAGTAAAGACATTAAAGCGTTAATCGGCGACTCAAGTTTTCTAAACAATCTGCATGCCGTTGATTACACCAATGAGCATTTTGGTGTACCAACCGTCAGCGATATCATTAAAGAATTGGACAAACCAGGTCGTGACCCGCGTCCGGAGTTCAAAACCGCAACCTTTGCTGAGGGCGTCAATTCGGTCGCAGATTTGGAACCAGGAATGGTTTTAGAAGGGGTTGTCTCCAACGTTGCGAATTTTGGTGCATTCGTTGATATTGGTGTTCACCAAGATGGTTTGGTGCATATTTCCGCTCTGACCGATCGCTTTGTTTCCGATCCGCGTGAGGTGGTAAAAGCTGGTGACATTGTCAAAGTCAAAGTGATGGAAGTCGATGTACAGCGTAAACGTATTGCTTTATCCATGCGCTTAAGCGATGAGCCCGGCCAGGATAACCGTAGCCAACGTTCATCCACACCACGTAGCTCTGCACCTCAACAACCGCGTCAACGCCAACCTCGTCGCGATGACTCATCATCCAACAGTGCGATGGGCGGTGCATTTGCGGCAGCTTTTGCTAAAGCAAAGAAGTAA
- a CDS encoding RimK/LysX family protein, translating into MKKMSLILALSGALLAQPNAWSQSLSATTQNPVYQLDDKMVLGRMENVYYSEVPELEQVPFTGKIDTGADSSSMHAEQIHVYSTHPDFKHLKDNELMWAVVHDLNGTKIARDHQKIKPYQLKVSFTLRHPYTGKNVTITDDLERISAIRNRSEKQPILRPTITMPMSIAGHTVDMVVNLTERSQFSSPILIGKSYLDNHAWVFAGYDYLQAQPDAQMIGKKETVNIAGVTYRVSISDTNHYTSVHALDIKVDEKSQQVSFTLEGENGKRHQMELPLVRMLKTSHGERPLVYLPVQINQGQTQQWLVYLRDRSGYPSQVRLGKDVLNQFFVVDTEKENLLGGVKKPFKEAMKSKPLIISPQENINLDGHQLPAYPTFAVKTPLLRVDGFELTEHDKQEQVTFYLPTEEGKEEKITKPVLKKLKVGKTIRPVVEGEITLGSKRKTLNFAIDVLKKEDKGKPYFTFGHEISRGGVLLNTRADHLLDAKPLFRAGHIEVAEVEGLSFPVKLDTGADVSSINAQNIKLFKQQGQEMVSFTYENDHGVKKEFVKPVVDTMRITAKTGEQASVRPVVEMHVKLGELEKKIRVNLQDRSRFHYSMILGKNFLKHGALVASEAEYLLTPKPDYEK; encoded by the coding sequence ATGAAGAAAATGTCTTTAATATTGGCCCTCTCTGGTGCCTTACTTGCACAGCCAAATGCTTGGTCGCAATCGCTTTCTGCGACGACGCAAAACCCGGTGTATCAACTCGATGATAAAATGGTGTTAGGCCGCATGGAGAACGTCTACTATTCTGAGGTTCCTGAGCTTGAGCAAGTCCCGTTTACGGGGAAGATTGATACTGGCGCGGACAGTTCGTCCATGCATGCAGAGCAAATCCATGTCTACAGCACGCACCCAGACTTTAAACATCTTAAAGATAATGAGCTGATGTGGGCTGTTGTGCATGATCTCAATGGCACTAAGATCGCGCGCGATCATCAAAAAATTAAGCCTTATCAGCTCAAAGTCAGTTTTACGCTGCGCCACCCTTATACGGGAAAGAACGTCACAATTACCGATGACTTAGAGCGTATCAGTGCCATTCGTAATCGTTCAGAAAAACAACCCATTTTGCGTCCTACTATTACCATGCCAATGAGTATTGCAGGACATACGGTCGATATGGTGGTGAATTTGACAGAGCGTTCCCAATTTTCCAGTCCAATTTTAATCGGTAAAAGTTACCTAGATAATCATGCTTGGGTTTTTGCTGGCTATGACTATCTTCAAGCTCAGCCAGATGCTCAGATGATTGGTAAAAAAGAAACGGTCAATATTGCTGGTGTGACCTATCGAGTCAGTATTTCAGACACTAATCACTATACCAGTGTGCATGCTTTGGATATTAAAGTGGATGAGAAGTCTCAGCAGGTTTCTTTTACTCTTGAAGGGGAAAATGGCAAGCGACATCAAATGGAACTTCCATTGGTTCGAATGCTGAAAACCAGTCATGGCGAACGTCCTTTGGTTTATTTACCCGTACAGATTAATCAAGGCCAGACGCAGCAGTGGTTGGTCTACTTGCGTGACCGCAGCGGTTACCCTTCGCAAGTGAGACTAGGTAAGGATGTTTTAAACCAATTCTTTGTTGTCGACACCGAGAAGGAAAACTTACTCGGTGGGGTGAAAAAGCCCTTCAAAGAAGCCATGAAATCCAAGCCATTGATTATTTCTCCGCAAGAAAACATCAACCTTGATGGCCATCAGTTGCCCGCTTATCCGACTTTTGCGGTTAAAACGCCTTTGCTACGAGTGGACGGTTTTGAGTTGACCGAGCATGACAAACAAGAACAAGTGACTTTTTACTTACCAACAGAAGAAGGGAAAGAAGAAAAGATCACGAAGCCCGTGTTGAAAAAGCTTAAGGTTGGTAAGACGATTCGTCCGGTGGTCGAAGGTGAGATAACACTGGGAAGTAAAAGGAAAACACTCAACTTTGCGATTGATGTGTTGAAAAAAGAGGACAAAGGAAAACCTTATTTTACTTTTGGTCATGAAATCAGTCGCGGAGGCGTGTTATTAAATACCCGTGCTGATCATTTGTTGGATGCTAAACCTTTATTTCGAGCTGGCCATATTGAAGTTGCAGAAGTCGAAGGACTCTCTTTTCCGGTGAAACTTGATACTGGTGCGGATGTGAGTTCAATCAATGCACAGAATATCAAGCTTTTCAAACAACAAGGCCAAGAGATGGTCAGCTTTACTTATGAAAATGATCATGGGGTGAAAAAGGAATTTGTTAAACCTGTGGTGGATACCATGCGAATTACGGCGAAAACCGGGGAACAAGCCAGTGTTCGACCTGTGGTAGAAATGCACGTGAAGTTGGGTGAATTAGAGAAAAAGATTCGAGTCAACTTACAAGATCGCAGTCGTTTTCATTACAGTATGATTTTAGGTAAAAACTTTTTAAAGCACGGGGCGTTAGTCGCCAGTGAAGCCGAGTATCTGCTTACGCCAAAGCCTGACTACGAAAAGTAA
- the greB gene encoding transcription elongation factor GreB, giving the protein MKTKLITREGYNKLKAEHDYLWHEQRPEITKIVTWAASLGDRSENADYTFNKRLLRQIDRRVRFLRKFLPEVTIVDYSPQQEGKVFFGAWVEIENEAGDIKKFRIVGPEEIYGDAKEYISIDSPMARALLKKQVDEEFVVRTPEGEKEWFINSISYDKT; this is encoded by the coding sequence GTGAAGACCAAACTGATCACCCGAGAAGGTTATAACAAACTGAAAGCAGAACATGATTATCTATGGCACGAGCAGCGCCCAGAAATCACGAAAATCGTCACGTGGGCGGCCAGCCTTGGCGATCGCTCAGAAAATGCAGATTACACATTTAATAAGCGTTTATTGCGTCAAATTGACCGTCGGGTACGCTTCTTACGCAAGTTCTTACCTGAAGTGACGATTGTTGATTATTCCCCTCAACAAGAAGGGAAAGTTTTCTTTGGAGCTTGGGTTGAAATAGAAAATGAAGCAGGAGATATCAAGAAGTTTCGTATTGTTGGGCCAGAAGAAATCTACGGTGACGCAAAAGAGTACATTTCTATCGACTCCCCAATGGCTCGCGCATTACTCAAAAAGCAAGTCGATGAAGAGTTTGTTGTGCGCACTCCAGAGGGTGAAAAAGAATGGTTCATCAATAGCATTTCTTACGACAAAACCTAG
- the ompR gene encoding two-component system response regulator OmpR: MQENHKILVVDDDARLRALLERYLSEQGFQVRSVANSEQMDRLLTRENFHLMVLDLMLPGEDGLSICRRLRNANNALPILMLTAKGDEVDRIVGLEVGADDYLPKPFNPRELLARIKAVLRRQTVELPGAPSSKEKIIEFGEFRLNLGTREMFRGEEAMPLTSGEFAVLKALVLNAREPMSRDKLMNMARGREYSAMERSIDVQISRLRRMLEDDPSKPRYIQTVWGLGYVFVPDGKEV; the protein is encoded by the coding sequence ATGCAAGAAAATCATAAAATTTTAGTGGTTGATGACGATGCTCGTTTACGTGCTCTATTGGAGCGTTATCTTTCTGAGCAAGGTTTTCAGGTAAGAAGTGTGGCCAATAGTGAGCAGATGGATCGTCTGTTAACACGTGAAAACTTCCACCTTATGGTATTGGACTTAATGTTGCCGGGTGAAGATGGTTTATCCATCTGTCGTCGACTGCGTAATGCGAATAATGCATTGCCGATTCTAATGCTGACTGCAAAAGGGGATGAGGTTGATCGCATTGTCGGCCTAGAGGTTGGGGCGGACGACTATCTACCTAAACCGTTTAATCCACGAGAATTATTGGCACGAATCAAGGCCGTACTTCGTCGCCAAACGGTGGAGTTGCCAGGTGCCCCAAGCAGTAAAGAAAAAATTATCGAGTTTGGTGAATTTCGCCTTAATTTAGGCACACGTGAAATGTTCCGTGGTGAAGAGGCGATGCCACTGACATCCGGAGAGTTCGCGGTATTAAAGGCTTTAGTGCTTAATGCGCGTGAGCCGATGTCACGAGATAAATTGATGAATATGGCTCGCGGCCGTGAGTACTCTGCTATGGAGCGTTCTATTGACGTGCAGATCTCACGTTTACGTCGTATGTTGGAGGATGACCCCAGCAAGCCTCGTTATATTCAAACGGTTTGGGGGCTCGGTTATGTATTTGTCCCAGATGGTAAGGAAGTGTAA